Proteins co-encoded in one Sporosarcina sp. FSL K6-1522 genomic window:
- a CDS encoding OsmC family protein, protein MSTSQLLKVKTTGVWKEGVKTEIAVRHFAPFVVDEPKSLGGTDEGPNPVEFVLAGLSSCTSVMIAIIAKELQFSYEGVEFANEGSLDLQGLMGVEGVSPHFQSVDFDVIIKTEENEARIQQLKEKVEKRCPVMNLLVDAGVPVVSNWIRG, encoded by the coding sequence ATGTCAACAAGTCAATTATTGAAAGTGAAGACAACTGGAGTGTGGAAAGAAGGGGTTAAGACGGAGATTGCAGTGCGTCACTTTGCACCGTTTGTTGTCGATGAACCGAAAAGTTTAGGCGGAACAGACGAAGGGCCAAACCCGGTTGAATTTGTATTGGCCGGATTATCAAGTTGTACGTCTGTTATGATTGCCATCATCGCGAAAGAACTTCAGTTTTCGTATGAAGGCGTTGAATTTGCCAATGAAGGTTCGTTGGATTTACAAGGTTTAATGGGAGTAGAAGGCGTCTCACCACATTTTCAATCAGTCGATTTTGATGTCATTATTAAAACGGAAGAAAACGAAGCGCGCATTCAACAGTTAAAAGAGAAAGTAGAGAAAAGATGCCCAGTGATGAATTTGCTAGTAGATGCTGGGGTGCCTGTTGTTTCAAATTGGATAAGAGGATAA
- a CDS encoding DUF4132 domain-containing protein, with the protein MENQEQQKAYYAALQERATEVEPELVSLAKWVVELSQMVYISHDEKQFLACQERLQTLAKENEETLFEPLVRVMKQLASTYTGEVFAYIVTHITDYPYAAGYARRPFRTKDLTVHLHQIMSKMSAILYMECNAFSIVDYLTVADYSMRHSYRLTSVISDVLAFEIDRQNPQVTEALQEIVYGDNQTALLSREMMKGMFMSHDDKMYHMMGELLTAARLQEGLRQSIMETMDEGTLAATVHLLKVILDEGLIRYSAVVRALGVWTGMGLEAVNQRVAEQLIEDAYEVVQDEAVRASWLASGNANHVYLSLWATAVWEEQELFDKVAYLMEHGKDYQKIIAQYVLANSENREVRYGIARHYLDAINPELQYWVLTNYCYDYSRPWRPESEARRLVVERTPLLASKEERRREFEQLCTMALNTTVKAQSAPSSVLDFVHFHYTPDLPIRKMLYLTAYDMDNEWIAAVIALKDRLSVDMRGELLSSFIENDTDAVQREFVFSSLSDKSMSNREKALEQAKDWTLNEAELQRIENLLKLKTGSLRQSAIAILLRQPEDSVLASLTRLVQGKSELQRLAALETIVEIFEDTEREELYERLRELPDLIAKPTQKEQQVLGRLRQRNDYTLANGFGLFDPQAIEPWLAETPAIGAFDWGHIFRLSTEEIVGFLAGLEREIHKHRDTEYEVEYYSGYKDTLLVGATLRSTRPYQEEREGDSELEKYPLHEVWREYVERSQLEAIDLLQIYFYSIVEPLEKPLDDYYWYEYDFDDDRQLGQQTLLDGWCKEFVEQFYPVQQIQDVQTALKDCMYHEQITNLLHAYFMDSDKRATFSVTMDALQTIMQAIPQEKFAAERGIPLLLTGPWQSMARSRLHDEDSFKRLFHIFYTLDRLKSKKLEYSILDLKDYIRAYDGGMIVAEELYRELLASHDSRNYMRRLTAVWKNDIEDKPSLEPIRRTVVERILDVELERGDLPTEVTPLAMALGRMEGLEYFVRILSGLQQETFIRGYVYGYGDSITKKEAFSHLLKISYPREGEGHELLQQLLAGRDISEKRLLEAAMYAPQWLDVVANYLNWDGLRSAAWYFHAHINESFSAEKETIVAHYSPISAQDFQDGAFDIEWFKEAYATVGDERFGLLYDCAKYISAGSNHRRSQLFADATLGKLSIEDMQQSVEAKRNKEHLLSYSLIPLSDKREQDVRERYDFIQRFLAQSKKFGAQRRASEGLVSQIALGNLARNAGYSDVIRLMWDMEARKLDDMQAYFQPHSLDEETTVQLSIDEEGRAAIEVTRKGKALKNVPAKFKKDDHVTALKAMKAELTDQYKRARQELERSMEAGTRFMFAEVKGLAKNPVIAPLLRTLVLKADDYLGYFDGENALIDPAGVSVSLEGQEELVIAHPLHLYESGQWSQYQQDLFERQMRQPFKQIFRELYLPNADELAHGTVSRRYAGHQVQPRKAVALLKNRQWTVSYEEGLQKVYYAENLIVNLYALADWFSPSDVEAPTLETVQFFDRNTYKSVPFDKVPAILFSEVMRDIDLVVSVAHVGGVDPEASLTTIAMRSVIVNESLRLLKIDNVRLDGNYARIDGKLGEYGVHLGSGMVYKQATGAMHIIPVHSQHRGRIFLPFIDEDPKTAEILSKIMLLAEDQKIKDPGILMQLT; encoded by the coding sequence ATGGAGAATCAAGAACAGCAAAAGGCCTATTATGCTGCATTACAAGAACGAGCAACGGAGGTTGAACCCGAGCTCGTCTCACTAGCGAAGTGGGTTGTTGAGTTAAGTCAAATGGTGTATATCAGTCACGATGAAAAGCAGTTTTTAGCTTGTCAAGAGCGATTGCAGACACTTGCGAAAGAGAACGAGGAGACATTGTTTGAGCCGCTTGTGCGGGTGATGAAACAGCTGGCAAGTACATATACGGGGGAAGTTTTTGCTTATATCGTGACACATATTACGGATTATCCATATGCCGCGGGTTATGCGCGTAGGCCTTTCCGTACGAAGGACTTGACGGTCCATCTGCATCAAATCATGAGCAAGATGAGTGCGATATTGTATATGGAATGCAATGCGTTTTCGATTGTCGATTATTTGACGGTAGCGGATTATTCGATGCGCCATTCTTATCGATTGACATCGGTTATCAGTGATGTCTTAGCGTTTGAAATCGACCGTCAGAATCCACAGGTGACAGAGGCATTACAAGAAATTGTCTACGGAGACAATCAAACTGCGTTGCTGAGCCGAGAGATGATGAAAGGGATGTTCATGAGTCACGATGACAAGATGTATCACATGATGGGTGAGCTCTTGACCGCGGCACGGTTGCAGGAAGGGCTACGGCAATCGATTATGGAAACGATGGATGAAGGGACGTTGGCGGCAACTGTCCATCTATTGAAGGTGATTCTTGACGAAGGATTGATTCGCTATAGTGCGGTAGTGAGAGCGCTTGGCGTTTGGACAGGGATGGGATTGGAAGCGGTCAATCAGCGTGTTGCAGAGCAGCTGATTGAGGATGCATACGAGGTCGTGCAAGATGAAGCGGTTCGCGCATCTTGGTTAGCGAGTGGCAACGCGAATCATGTCTATTTAAGCTTATGGGCGACGGCAGTTTGGGAAGAGCAGGAGTTATTTGATAAAGTTGCGTATTTAATGGAGCATGGGAAGGACTATCAAAAAATTATTGCGCAATATGTGCTGGCCAATAGTGAGAATCGCGAAGTGCGCTATGGCATTGCGCGCCACTACTTAGATGCGATAAATCCAGAATTACAGTACTGGGTATTAACTAACTATTGCTATGATTATTCGCGTCCGTGGCGACCAGAAAGTGAAGCGCGTCGTTTGGTCGTCGAACGTACGCCGCTGTTAGCTAGTAAAGAAGAACGCCGGCGAGAATTTGAGCAATTGTGTACGATGGCGTTAAATACGACAGTGAAAGCGCAATCTGCTCCTTCTAGCGTCTTGGATTTTGTGCATTTTCACTATACGCCTGATTTGCCTATCCGTAAAATGCTGTACTTGACGGCTTATGATATGGACAATGAATGGATTGCTGCTGTCATTGCGTTGAAAGATCGGTTAAGTGTAGACATGCGGGGCGAATTACTATCATCTTTCATTGAAAATGATACGGATGCCGTGCAACGTGAATTTGTTTTTAGTTCTTTATCGGATAAAAGCATGAGTAACCGTGAAAAAGCATTGGAGCAGGCGAAAGATTGGACGTTAAATGAAGCAGAGTTACAACGTATCGAAAACTTGTTAAAGCTGAAGACGGGTTCTTTGCGTCAAAGTGCGATTGCGATTTTATTGCGACAGCCGGAGGACAGTGTGCTTGCGTCATTGACGCGGTTAGTACAAGGCAAGAGCGAGTTGCAACGCTTGGCGGCGCTGGAGACGATTGTGGAGATTTTTGAGGACACGGAACGTGAGGAGTTATATGAAAGATTGCGAGAGTTACCCGATTTAATTGCCAAACCGACGCAGAAAGAGCAGCAGGTACTTGGTCGGCTTCGTCAACGAAATGACTATACGTTGGCAAACGGTTTTGGTTTATTCGACCCACAGGCGATTGAACCTTGGTTAGCAGAAACACCAGCAATTGGGGCATTTGACTGGGGACATATTTTCCGGCTATCGACAGAAGAAATCGTTGGTTTTCTTGCTGGGCTGGAACGAGAAATCCACAAACATCGTGATACGGAATATGAGGTTGAGTATTACTCGGGCTATAAGGATACGTTGTTAGTGGGGGCTACATTGAGAAGTACTCGTCCTTATCAGGAAGAAAGAGAAGGGGACTCCGAACTGGAGAAGTATCCGCTGCATGAAGTGTGGAGGGAGTATGTAGAGCGTAGTCAGTTAGAGGCCATCGATTTACTGCAAATCTATTTCTATTCGATAGTAGAACCATTGGAGAAGCCGTTGGATGATTATTATTGGTATGAGTATGATTTTGACGATGATAGACAATTGGGTCAGCAAACGCTGTTAGATGGCTGGTGCAAGGAGTTTGTGGAGCAATTTTATCCTGTGCAACAAATTCAGGATGTGCAAACGGCTTTGAAAGACTGTATGTACCATGAACAAATCACTAATCTACTCCACGCTTATTTTATGGATAGTGATAAGCGCGCAACGTTTTCGGTCACAATGGATGCCTTACAAACAATTATGCAAGCCATTCCACAAGAGAAGTTTGCGGCTGAAAGAGGCATCCCATTGTTGTTAACGGGTCCTTGGCAGTCGATGGCACGCAGTCGTCTGCATGATGAAGATAGTTTTAAGCGTTTATTTCATATTTTTTATACGCTAGATCGGCTGAAGTCTAAGAAACTGGAGTATTCCATTCTCGATTTAAAAGATTATATACGTGCTTATGATGGTGGAATGATTGTGGCGGAAGAACTGTATCGAGAGTTACTTGCTAGCCATGACAGTCGCAATTATATGCGACGTTTGACAGCTGTATGGAAAAATGACATAGAGGATAAGCCGTCATTGGAGCCGATTCGGCGGACGGTCGTGGAGCGGATTTTGGATGTTGAACTGGAGCGGGGAGATTTACCAACGGAAGTGACACCTTTGGCGATGGCGCTAGGGCGAATGGAGGGCTTGGAGTATTTTGTTCGGATTTTGTCAGGACTTCAGCAAGAAACTTTTATTCGTGGGTATGTTTACGGCTATGGCGATAGCATTACGAAGAAGGAAGCGTTCAGTCATCTCTTGAAAATCAGCTATCCGCGTGAAGGGGAAGGGCATGAGCTGTTGCAACAATTGTTGGCGGGGCGTGATATTTCAGAGAAAAGATTGCTAGAGGCGGCGATGTATGCTCCGCAATGGTTGGACGTTGTTGCGAACTATTTAAATTGGGATGGTTTGCGCAGTGCAGCTTGGTATTTCCATGCACATATCAATGAAAGTTTTTCAGCGGAGAAGGAAACGATTGTCGCGCATTATTCACCGATTTCGGCACAGGATTTTCAGGATGGTGCGTTTGATATCGAGTGGTTTAAAGAGGCGTATGCGACGGTGGGAGACGAGCGATTTGGCCTGTTGTATGATTGTGCTAAATATATTTCGGCTGGATCGAATCACCGCAGATCACAGTTGTTTGCAGATGCAACACTCGGGAAGTTGTCGATTGAGGATATGCAGCAGTCGGTTGAAGCGAAACGCAATAAGGAGCATTTGCTGAGCTATAGTCTCATTCCGTTGAGCGACAAACGGGAACAAGATGTGCGTGAACGCTATGATTTCATCCAACGTTTTCTCGCACAGAGTAAGAAATTTGGTGCGCAGCGCCGAGCGAGTGAAGGCTTAGTTTCACAAATTGCACTCGGGAATTTGGCGAGAAATGCCGGTTATAGTGATGTCATTCGCCTGATGTGGGATATGGAAGCGCGGAAATTGGACGATATGCAAGCCTATTTTCAACCGCATTCGCTCGATGAGGAGACGACTGTCCAGTTGTCCATTGATGAAGAAGGGCGGGCAGCCATTGAGGTTACGCGCAAAGGGAAAGCGTTGAAAAACGTTCCGGCCAAATTTAAAAAGGATGATCATGTCACTGCTTTGAAGGCTATGAAGGCAGAGCTAACAGACCAGTATAAGAGAGCGCGTCAGGAACTTGAACGTTCGATGGAGGCAGGAACTCGATTTATGTTTGCGGAAGTAAAGGGATTGGCAAAAAATCCAGTCATTGCGCCTTTGTTGCGAACATTGGTGTTGAAAGCCGACGACTATTTGGGGTACTTCGATGGTGAAAATGCATTGATTGATCCGGCAGGTGTATCGGTATCACTTGAGGGGCAGGAAGAGCTTGTCATTGCGCATCCACTGCATTTATACGAAAGCGGTCAGTGGAGTCAATATCAGCAAGATTTATTTGAGCGACAAATGAGGCAGCCATTTAAGCAGATATTCCGCGAATTATATCTTCCGAATGCGGACGAACTGGCACACGGAACGGTGTCGCGCAGATATGCTGGACATCAAGTGCAACCGAGAAAAGCGGTCGCTTTGCTGAAAAATCGCCAGTGGACGGTCAGTTATGAAGAGGGACTGCAAAAGGTCTATTATGCGGAGAATTTAATCGTTAATCTCTATGCGCTGGCGGATTGGTTCTCACCTTCTGATGTTGAAGCACCTACGTTAGAAACCGTTCAATTTTTTGATCGAAATACGTATAAGAGTGTGCCGTTTGACAAGGTTCCGGCCATCCTATTTTCCGAAGTCATGCGCGATATCGATTTAGTCGTGAGTGTGGCGCATGTCGGTGGGGTTGACCCGGAAGCGAGTTTGACAACGATTGCGATGCGAAGTGTTATTGTGAATGAATCACTTCGTCTGTTGAAAATTGACAATGTTCGTTTGGACGGCAACTACGCTCGAATCGACGGAAAGCTCGGGGAATACGGCGTCCATTTGGGCAGCGGCATGGTGTATAAACAAGCAACAGGGGCGATGCATATCATTCCTGTCCATTCCCAGCATAGAGGACGTATTTTCTTACCATTTATAGATGAAGATCCGAAGACTGCGGAAATTTTGTCGAAGATTATGTTACTGGCGGAAGATCAGAAGATTAAAGATCCGGGGATTTTGATGCAGTTGACATAA
- a CDS encoding DUF4181 domain-containing protein, producing MDVEDNYIKVILALAIIGLFFFIINKVLRKWLNVEKRSFFSYGHVNDKHKKMDWTVRIIGIALLFIGFFINNFIRDPYDPIWFWETYIVLFVIIIATEIVRIIMEKRYAENRNAYILSTIQLVIGAILLITVLMTNFFGLF from the coding sequence ATGGATGTGGAGGATAATTATATAAAGGTAATATTAGCGTTAGCTATTATTGGACTTTTTTTCTTTATCATTAATAAAGTGTTGAGAAAATGGCTTAATGTTGAAAAGAGAAGCTTTTTCTCTTATGGTCATGTAAATGATAAACATAAAAAAATGGATTGGACCGTTAGAATTATTGGTATTGCCTTGTTGTTTATCGGCTTTTTCATTAACAACTTTATACGCGATCCGTATGATCCTATTTGGTTTTGGGAAACATATATCGTTTTGTTTGTTATTATTATTGCGACTGAAATAGTTCGAATCATTATGGAGAAGAGATATGCAGAAAACAGGAATGCCTATATTTTATCGACTATTCAATTAGTAATAGGGGCAATATTGTTAATTACGGTGTTGATGACTAACTTTTTTGGATTGTTTTGA
- the rlmD gene encoding 23S rRNA (uracil(1939)-C(5))-methyltransferase RlmD: MTTIKEETFVATIDHLDPKGNGQAAVWIESDKGFNPRKLKLTIPQTLPGESVKVVVERPDKRRWKVMPAEIVATSPERTAAPCPHFELCGGCVWQHWTYEGQLKYKTQQVKNALQGEGLDTELVLDTIGMDDPWHYRNKMEFTFSPEGNIGLHEQGNFRNIIPLETCRIAGRNMVDGMLEVSEWVKEFGLKGYDKDAHAGLLRHLMVRESFATGEMMLALFATEKPDGELASAVENLVERITAKFPNVKSLLWLVNTDWADRTQSEDTHLLAGRDFIYDEMAGYRYRLWFDTFFQTNPVQAQKLVDLALEMGKPQEDEKMIDLFCGVGTFSLPFAARVKELAGIEIVETSIESAKRNAVDNDLHNTTFLARDARRGIDEMHEQFGFADILLIDPPRCGAGGKVMRRIGRSQPKRIVYVSCNPDTFATDVAELLPFGYKLKTVQPVDLFPHTTHVELVTLLVLEDD; this comes from the coding sequence TTGACTACTATAAAAGAAGAAACGTTCGTTGCGACAATTGATCATTTAGATCCGAAGGGCAATGGACAAGCTGCGGTGTGGATTGAGAGTGATAAAGGGTTTAATCCTAGAAAGTTAAAGTTGACGATTCCGCAGACGCTCCCAGGGGAGTCGGTGAAGGTAGTTGTTGAACGACCTGATAAGCGCAGATGGAAAGTTATGCCGGCAGAAATTGTAGCTACGAGCCCGGAACGGACAGCTGCACCTTGTCCACATTTTGAACTGTGTGGCGGTTGTGTGTGGCAACATTGGACGTATGAAGGACAATTGAAGTATAAGACACAGCAAGTGAAGAACGCATTGCAAGGTGAAGGACTCGATACTGAACTGGTATTGGATACGATTGGCATGGACGACCCGTGGCATTATCGAAATAAGATGGAGTTTACGTTTTCGCCTGAAGGGAACATTGGTCTGCATGAACAGGGCAATTTCCGCAATATTATCCCGCTAGAGACGTGTCGGATTGCAGGCCGGAATATGGTCGATGGCATGTTGGAAGTCAGTGAATGGGTCAAAGAGTTTGGCCTTAAAGGCTATGACAAAGATGCACATGCGGGGCTTCTGCGTCACTTGATGGTACGGGAATCGTTTGCAACGGGTGAAATGATGTTGGCTTTGTTTGCGACGGAAAAGCCTGACGGTGAATTGGCGTCTGCTGTTGAAAACCTTGTTGAACGAATTACGGCGAAGTTCCCGAATGTGAAAAGCCTTCTTTGGCTTGTCAATACAGACTGGGCGGATCGTACGCAGTCGGAGGATACGCATCTGTTAGCGGGGCGTGATTTCATTTATGATGAAATGGCGGGCTATCGCTATCGTCTGTGGTTCGATACTTTCTTCCAGACGAACCCTGTACAAGCTCAAAAACTTGTGGATCTTGCGTTGGAAATGGGGAAACCACAGGAAGACGAGAAGATGATTGACCTGTTTTGTGGTGTCGGCACGTTCTCTTTACCGTTCGCTGCACGTGTGAAGGAATTGGCTGGAATCGAAATTGTCGAGACGTCGATTGAATCTGCGAAACGCAATGCCGTCGATAATGATTTGCATAACACGACATTCCTTGCCCGTGATGCACGGAGAGGGATTGATGAAATGCACGAGCAGTTCGGCTTTGCGGATATTTTGCTGATAGATCCACCGCGTTGTGGAGCTGGCGGGAAAGTGATGCGCCGCATAGGTCGTTCCCAACCAAAACGGATTGTCTATGTATCTTGTAATCCTGACACATTTGCAACGGATGTTGCTGAATTGCTGCCATTTGGCTATAAGTTAAAAACTGTGCAACCTGTCGACTTATTCCCGCATACGACGCATGTGGAATTAGTGACACTGCTAGTTTTAGAAGATGATTGA
- a CDS encoding GNAT family protein: MFIHKIDEDLALKLIELKDAERIFELTNNSRGYLREWLPWLDTTTKNEDTVEFIKMCVKGFAENRSLNTVILFKGNVVGVAGFNSINRSNNTASIGYWLGEGYQGNGIMTRVAKALTDYAFTELQLNKIEIRAAVGNKKSRSIPERLGFVNEGCIRRAEWLYDHYVDHVVYGVLADEWNEKK; this comes from the coding sequence GTGTTCATACATAAGATTGATGAGGATTTAGCTTTAAAATTAATAGAACTAAAGGATGCAGAACGGATTTTTGAATTAACGAATAACTCAAGAGGTTATTTAAGAGAATGGCTTCCTTGGCTAGATACCACCACCAAAAATGAAGATACCGTAGAGTTTATCAAAATGTGTGTAAAAGGATTTGCTGAAAATAGAAGTTTGAATACGGTTATTTTATTTAAAGGGAATGTTGTTGGAGTGGCTGGTTTTAATAGTATCAATCGGTCAAACAATACAGCTTCTATTGGCTACTGGCTGGGGGAAGGATATCAAGGGAATGGTATTATGACGAGGGTAGCTAAGGCATTGACTGATTACGCCTTTACGGAATTACAATTAAATAAAATAGAAATTAGAGCTGCTGTAGGCAATAAGAAAAGTAGAAGTATACCCGAAAGACTAGGTTTTGTGAATGAGGGCTGTATTAGAAGAGCGGAATGGTTATACGATCATTATGTTGACCATGTTGTTTATGGAGTATTAGCTGATGAATGGAATGAAAAGAAGTAG
- a CDS encoding tRNA-dihydrouridine synthase — protein MRNEDNFWLDLPKPFFILAPMEDVTDVVFRHVISEAGKPDVFFTEFTNTESYCHPNGRESVRGRLMFTEDEQPIVAHIWGNKPAYFEQMSIDMKKMGFRGIDLNMGCPVQNVAANGKGAGLIQHPEVAAEIIQAAKAGGLPVSVKTRLGYVNVDEWRDWLTHVLKQDIANLSIHLRTRKEMSKVDAHWELIPEIKKLRDEIAPNTLLTINGDIPDRATGLKLVEQYGVDGVMIGRGVFTNPFAFEKEPKEHSVKEHLDLLLLQLDLHDQYSTEAEPRPFKPLLRFFKIYIRGFKGAAELRNQLMDTKTTDEVRRLVKQVLDNGLD, from the coding sequence ATGCGTAACGAAGATAATTTTTGGCTTGATTTACCGAAGCCGTTTTTTATATTAGCACCAATGGAAGATGTCACGGACGTTGTGTTTCGCCATGTCATTAGTGAGGCTGGAAAACCCGACGTATTTTTCACGGAATTCACGAATACAGAAAGTTATTGCCATCCTAACGGAAGAGAAAGTGTGCGTGGGCGTTTAATGTTCACAGAAGATGAGCAACCAATCGTCGCGCATATTTGGGGCAATAAACCCGCCTACTTTGAACAGATGAGTATCGATATGAAAAAAATGGGGTTCCGTGGCATTGATTTAAATATGGGCTGCCCCGTACAAAACGTGGCAGCAAACGGAAAAGGTGCAGGGTTAATCCAACATCCCGAAGTAGCAGCAGAAATTATTCAAGCAGCCAAAGCGGGTGGATTACCCGTTAGTGTGAAAACAAGATTAGGCTACGTCAACGTTGATGAATGGCGCGATTGGCTAACACATGTATTGAAACAAGACATCGCGAATCTTTCCATTCACCTTCGTACAAGAAAAGAAATGAGCAAAGTAGACGCACACTGGGAACTGATCCCCGAAATCAAAAAATTACGCGACGAAATTGCACCAAACACGTTATTAACGATAAATGGCGACATTCCCGACCGCGCAACAGGACTAAAATTAGTCGAACAATACGGCGTGGACGGTGTCATGATTGGCCGCGGCGTTTTCACCAATCCATTTGCATTTGAAAAAGAACCAAAAGAGCATAGCGTCAAAGAGCATCTCGATTTACTGCTTTTACAGCTAGATCTTCACGATCAATATTCAACTGAAGCCGAACCTCGCCCGTTCAAGCCACTTCTTCGCTTTTTCAAAATCTATATTCGTGGCTTTAAAGGCGCAGCTGAACTAAGAAACCAACTGATGGATACGAAAACAACAGATGAGGTACGACGTTTGGTGAAGCAGGTCTTAGATAACGGATTAGATTGA
- a CDS encoding LPXTG cell wall anchor domain-containing protein: MYEVKDSYFFIFDTPSLLAVGAVFVLLIAGYFFFRVKKRGKANY; the protein is encoded by the coding sequence ATGTATGAAGTGAAAGATTCCTATTTTTTTATTTTCGATACGCCATCTTTACTTGCCGTGGGTGCTGTTTTTGTATTGCTAATAGCTGGCTACTTCTTTTTCAGAGTGAAAAAGAGAGGGAAAGCCAATTATTGA
- a CDS encoding M20 family metallopeptidase: protein MSTIQQNKHQMLRMLEELVNIDSGSFDKEGVDRVGDYLCKLYEEIGFSITTYENEALGNNIVLRHKEAVNPAILLLAHMDTVFPKGTVEKRPFSKDEHRAFGPGVIDMKASHVQLYFAIRELMAQQNDAYKNIEILLNSDEEIGSKASRSFIEKHAMGKKAAFVLEPARADGSLVSERKGTGNYLLEIHGKAAHAGIEPENGRSAIEVLGHKIVKLHALSNLTEGIHVNVGTINGGTSTNTVAAFASATIDVRISREEQAVEIEQAVKDICSTSEIEGVTLTLTGGINRYPMVFTKDTEKIIHLIEQEGKELGITITHVATGGGSDASLVSILGIPTIDGLGPVGGKPHSEDEYLEIASLSERTVLLTKILKRFQTDSPF from the coding sequence ATGTCGACAATACAACAAAATAAGCATCAGATGCTTAGGATGCTAGAAGAATTAGTCAATATCGATAGTGGAAGTTTTGACAAAGAAGGCGTAGATCGAGTAGGGGATTACCTTTGCAAACTTTACGAAGAAATCGGCTTTTCAATCACTACATACGAGAACGAAGCATTAGGGAACAACATCGTATTACGTCATAAAGAAGCCGTGAATCCAGCGATTTTACTGTTAGCGCATATGGACACTGTTTTTCCGAAAGGAACTGTCGAGAAGCGGCCTTTTTCTAAAGACGAGCACCGTGCTTTTGGACCTGGTGTAATTGATATGAAAGCGAGCCATGTGCAGCTCTATTTTGCAATTCGTGAATTAATGGCACAGCAAAACGATGCTTACAAAAACATCGAAATTTTATTGAATAGCGATGAGGAAATCGGCTCTAAAGCTTCACGATCATTCATTGAAAAGCATGCAATGGGTAAAAAAGCCGCATTCGTTTTAGAACCAGCTCGCGCTGATGGATCTCTCGTCAGTGAAAGAAAAGGGACAGGAAACTATTTACTTGAAATTCACGGGAAAGCAGCACATGCAGGCATCGAGCCTGAAAACGGACGTAGTGCAATCGAAGTACTTGGTCATAAAATTGTAAAACTCCATGCGTTATCTAATTTAACAGAAGGCATTCACGTCAATGTCGGTACGATTAACGGCGGAACGTCAACGAATACAGTTGCTGCTTTTGCAAGCGCTACCATAGATGTGCGCATTAGCAGAGAAGAACAAGCCGTGGAAATTGAACAAGCTGTGAAAGATATTTGTTCAACCTCTGAAATTGAGGGTGTAACCCTTACATTAACAGGCGGCATTAACCGTTATCCGATGGTTTTCACGAAGGATACCGAAAAAATCATTCACCTCATTGAACAAGAAGGAAAAGAATTAGGCATTACGATTACACATGTTGCTACAGGTGGCGGCTCTGATGCATCGCTCGTCTCGATATTAGGCATCCCAACAATAGATGGCCTAGGCCCTGTCGGTGGAAAGCCGCATAGTGAAGACGAATATTTAGAAATTGCTAGTTTAAGTGAAAGAACAGTACTATTAACGAAGATTCTTAAGCGTTTTCAAACGGACAGCCCGTTTTAA
- a CDS encoding glucose 1-dehydrogenase: MGKLMKEKVGIVTAAGSGLGRASALVFAEEGAKVVVSDINEEAGKETVRLIKEQGGEAVFIACNVAEEEQIMNLVTQTVALYGRLDWAHNNAGIGAPSMPIAETQSAEWDRCIQITQTSLYYSLKHQIPAMLASGGGAIVNTASTSGLLGSENLATYSAAKWAVNGLTKSVALEYAKKGIRVNSICPGMTLTPAVEAWAKEVPEQAKYVENDIPLGRMGRPEEQAQAALWLCSDRASYITGVNLAVDGGQTAK; the protein is encoded by the coding sequence ATGGGGAAATTGATGAAGGAGAAAGTAGGCATCGTCACGGCAGCGGGAAGTGGTCTGGGGAGAGCGAGTGCCCTTGTTTTTGCGGAAGAAGGGGCAAAGGTGGTTGTGTCAGATATTAATGAAGAGGCGGGCAAGGAGACGGTTCGGCTCATTAAAGAACAGGGCGGGGAAGCGGTTTTCATTGCCTGTAATGTTGCGGAGGAAGAACAAATTATGAATTTGGTGACACAAACCGTTGCGCTTTATGGACGTTTGGATTGGGCGCATAATAATGCGGGAATCGGCGCACCTTCCATGCCGATTGCCGAAACGCAGTCGGCGGAATGGGATCGTTGTATTCAAATCACACAGACGAGTTTGTATTATTCCTTGAAACATCAAATCCCAGCTATGCTTGCTTCGGGCGGAGGGGCGATTGTCAATACAGCGTCTACGTCAGGCTTGCTTGGGTCGGAAAACTTGGCTACGTATAGTGCAGCGAAATGGGCGGTTAATGGTTTAACGAAATCGGTTGCCTTGGAGTATGCGAAAAAAGGTATCCGAGTCAACTCGATTTGCCCGGGGATGACCTTGACACCTGCTGTGGAAGCTTGGGCGAAGGAAGTGCCGGAACAAGCGAAATACGTGGAAAATGATATTCCGCTCGGACGTATGGGGCGTCCCGAAGAACAGGCGCAAGCTGCATTGTGGCTTTGTTCGGATAGGGCTTCTTATATTACGGGTGTGAATTTAGCTGTAGATGGCGGGCAAACTGCGAAGTGA